In Danio aesculapii chromosome 12, fDanAes4.1, whole genome shotgun sequence, the sequence gcttttgtatattctaaaatTCACCTGCAGTCCTGGTAAAAATGTCCTCTTCCACATGTTCTATCCACTGGTTGTTTGTCCGAGTGGATTTGTAAATCCTATTCTGAAGAGTCAACAATACACATTAATTGGTCCCTCTGTCTACACAGCAGATCACTGAAGATAACATAAAAAAAGACTGAAAAACGTATGACTTTATGAAAAGGCACTGAGCAGAAAAACTTGAAGCCCTGCTTTATATAAAAGCTATTTTAGATCTCGAAAGGCACAATGTGACTCTTCATGACTGCTGTTTTAATACATTCTTAGACGCAGCCAGATCTTCTACCTCTGGCCATATCCATTCATGCCATTGTTCCCAGATGGAGTGACGGTGATTGAATCCAGAAGAGGACGGAGCGCTTGTCCAAAAGGTCTGTGGAGTGGAGGGGGgaaaaactgtgttattaattgtaatattacaaCTAGTGTTAAAAGTGTATTTGACTGCAAACGTACGTAGAGAGAACTTCAGATGGAAGATCCGTGATGTATGAGGGAATCTTTTTTCCTGTTAAAAACTGTGCAACCTCAGAGCTGAAGGTGTTACAGTTGTGTTCAAAAAGGTGGTATTTTTCAGGTCTGTGGAGGAGGAGGAAAAGCAGATTTACGCATATAAATGGTGCCGTTTCTGTTGTGGCTGTTGTGGCAGAAAATGGAACTGCAAAATGATGACAGCTTTCACAAATATCTGTGCTTTTAATTCTAAAAATATCTCAAACGCAAATGCAAACAACAGAACTATACTGACCTATAAGTGGACTCCCCGAGCGAAGACAGCCATTCCTGAAAAAGGTCTCGGGGAACTTCTGTGTTTCCGAGGTCCACTGTGGAATCAGGCATACCAAGAATAGTACAACCCTGaaatatgaaagtacaattaataCAACATTATTTGACATATGTGACATATCTAAAGTACATTTCTACTTGTAGCTTGCTTGAAAAATAAACTGGGTTGCACACTGAATTCATGAATAAAAAATCCATTGATCATTTCTTACTGGATAGCAGCTTGTAACACCTCCTCCTCCAAAGAAAAACTCTTCCCCGTAAGCCACTATACCAGTGTGCCTTCATTGAGAAACATTCAAATAAAGACagttgaattcatttatttactattattattattattataaaacaagcACAAGCATTTGAATCAATATGTCCGGTTAAAGGGGTTTTAGAGAGATTTAGCTTGGATATTGACTATTTCTCTGATTTTTGTTCCATGGAAAAATAATCTATTGTCTTAATAATAGTCTTATTTGTGATTGTTTATACACAAGGATTTTTTGGGTGGATATAGACGTTTTTCTTAAAGGGaaaaccaatatatatatattcaaatgacaacattttgatatttgcatttattatgtcAATATATGTAACAAATTTACCTTGTacagctttttattatttttggataAATATGAAAGTTTCATATACATAAAAATTGGACTGGATCAAAGCCagattttgttcattttcttcAAGAGACTAAGGACTACTGCACAAGTTTGGAGAACTTTGTTAATAGAAAAGCAAGAAAGACTTATAATATTCTTCAGGAAGATAcgatttttaatttttgaatgtTTGTATGTACACTCTGGcatatgtatttttgtatattactGTACAATTCTGTATCCTTTTTAAAGTCAGTGGTTAGCATGACGTGTTTACAAATTATCACAAATATGTTatgtatttaacagaagaaaaaattgttatagttttaaaacaactATTATGGCAGAATGTTCACTTTTAGATAGACTATTGCTTTAATTTATATAACGTGctacaaacagaaaaagaaaagtactCACCATATTCCCTCGACTGTCTTCCCTGTCAGTTTAGATGTTAAAAAAGAAATTGCAAAGTTATTCGCTATTTTATTGCATATTTACTGAGGGGAAATAAGTAATTTTTCTCTACAGTGTATAAATAGTTTTCAGCGACACAAATCATGAGCTATTCTAGAAGCATCTTCAACCAAATTCCCAGAATAAACTTTAGCTAAGAACTCACCTAACATCATGGGGCTCAGCTGACGGGCCAGTCCTTTTGACAGGTCATAAACGAACAGTTGCACTGTGTAGGAACTTCCATCAGCCATGGCAACTGATTCAGAATAAAGTATTGTTTACAAACAAAAACGCAACGCTACTGTTGGCAAACGCAATCTATCTTGAGTTTATCGACTCGAAAATACAGACTTCACTGTTTTGCTGTCTCACAGTCTCATCGTCATCATCGTATTACACATCCACACAACGAACACAAAGTATTTTAACAAAGTAACCACGAAAGTTTGACAGGTCCAACGCAGTATTCAGCGTTCGTTTCGTCACAGTGACTCGAGATATTTAGACACCGGTTATGACAAATGTGCTTATTCACTGGGGCTCGACCAATTGTAGCGCAGATATATTACCAACATCTGTAAAACTAATAACACCCACAACGCTAGATGGCGAACTTTATGAAAACAAGCATGCCGGTGTTTACACTATTCGCCGAATCAACCAATGAGCCGAACACCTGGAGCCGATTCGTTTAAACGGTTCTTTTTAATAAATCGGTTCAAAAATCAGATTCATTCTATTCAGGTGACATAAACTAAACTTTGAAGAAAATATATGACGACtgttgctgttttgtttattaaagaGTTTGTTTGCAGTCATGCGCACTTCTTCACTAGATCGGGATTAACCAGGGATTCAAAATTAACCAAGATCATCTCGCTTCCATTTTACTCCAGATGTTCACCTATTAAAAGATTACAGCAGAGTCGCAAAAGGGAATGTTTTCGGTCCACTTAAGAATCTAGACTGACTGGGAGTGGGAATCCGATTCATGAAGTACGAAATGTTTTGGGAACCGCCTCAAACCATTCCTAACAAATTCGAAAGCTATTTGTTCTGGTTTATTAGTTACATATAGTTTATTAAGTACATAAAATCCTGCATTTACTGCGTGAAACTGTTCTGTTTACTTCCGCGTATTTGCATTGACCAGTCACTTTGCTCCTGTGTCCCCATTGGTGAGGGCCGTTCAAAAGTCGTCTCTGATAGGATCGTGAATCTGTCACTCAAATTGTGGCGCATTGACTGGTTGCATGCGCGGTCGTGCAGGGATACAAAGTTACCTAGCTCAAAAAAAGAAGTGCTTTTTGtctttaatgtaatacatttgGATTTGtttaacttcaactgtttgtGAAAGTAACTGACACGAGTCTTAGATAAAGCTAAGAGTAATGGCCAACTGGGGAAATTACTTTCCAAACGAAGACGATGTGGATGAGCAGGATGAAGAAGAGTCTGGAGGTTAGCCTAGCTAAGTGATTCATTGAAACCGTATGAAATAAACGTTTGTTCTTCATTAAACGTGCATAGATCAAAACTACATCCGATTAAACATGTACCTTTTCAATTAATAGGCGATTACAAAAGCAGCGGTCGTGACAGCCTGGTGTTTTTAGTTGATGCATCCAAAGAGATGTTCATCAAAGGTGAGGATGGAGGGCCATCAAATTTTGACATGACTATGCAGGTGAGCCTAAAAAGTTTAGctgtattcatattttttttcacaatattgaAATACCATACATgcctaataaatataattatcttGTGTCTAGTGTGTGCGCAGTGTGTACACTAGTAAGATCATAAGCAGTGACAGAGACCTGGTTGCTTTGGTGTTTTATGGGACTGAGCAGAGCAAGAACCCCAGAAACTCCTTCAAGCATGTTTACGTCTACCACGACTTGGAGTCCCCTGGTCAGTAACTAACTCTTTATTCAACTTAGACTACATTTTTGATGGTGAATCTACCTCATATGCCGATTCCCTTCTCAGGAGCTCAACGTGTACAGGATATTGATAAACTGAAGGGTGAGAAAGGTGGTCAGTTTGCTGAAAAGACCATGGGCAGTGGGGAAACTTCTCTTGGAGAGGCTCTGTGGTGCTGTTCCAACCTTTACAGTGACATCAAGTTGCGACTGTCACACAAGCGCCTCATGATATTCACATGCAGGGATGAGCCTCATGGAGGAGACAGTGCAAAAGATAGACAGGCTCGTACAAAGGCTGCTGACCTAAAAGAGACAGGTAGGGATATTAGgaggtaaaaaaaatgttgttttaacgtTAATGAATGATAAACTGTGTTCTGTTTGTTCTTCAGGTGTAGTCATTGACTTGATGCACCTCTCGAAGCCTGGAGGGTTTGATGTTTCCCTGTTTTTTTGCGATATTGTAAGTCCTCCAGAAGATGAAAGTGAGCTTGGCCTTCAGATTGAGCCCTGCAGAAAACTGGAGGACCTGCAGAAGAGAGTCAGAGCAAAAGAGTTAAAGAAAAGAGCTCAATGCAGGTAAATACTCTGCACATGTTTGGTAATTTTCCGCTTGCATGTCTACTTGTAGCATGTAGTGTTGTGGACATGTACGAGGGACAAAATGTGTATAGTTTTTTTCTGTGGAGTTTATAAATGTTTGTTCCATTTTTAATACAGTTTGCCTCAAGAAAATTGCAGACATAAGATTGATCATGTttgtatatttcatttaaatttaaattgcatTTCACAAGAAGATAAAGAAaggtctttaattttttttttataaaattttttccCATTCTGCAATGTTTATGACCTACATGACAATGAAAATTGTTTATTGTCAGTCACTTTGCAAAAAAAaccattgaaaaaacaaaaaaaaaatacttcttgAGCTTTCAGAAGTATTTACTGTGTAATAAAGCCTTTATAATtccagtaggcatgggacgataaacgGTTTCAAGTTTTAAAACCACCAGAATTTTCTGTCGTACGATATATATCGTATGATATATGtacagtacagtttttttttttttttttttgcgactattttattcattttttagggcaacagtatctccagcagagaaggaccctccacatcaaaagctaccattacgaaatatttgaaatgtttcctaaaataaatatattgtgttcaataggggaaaaagttatgtaaaaaagttattaaaaaacatatttttgaacgGTAATCACCATAAATACagtgaaactgatatttttatttaaggttattataccgacccatgcctaaaTTCCAGTTAAACAATATTactttgtagtttttttaaatttttgtataCATACAACAGTTCATAAAAAACATTGTGATTTATACCTCTGTTAATGTGTTTTCAAGGTTAACGTTCTCCCTCGGAGAAGGTGTCGACCTGGCCGTCGGCGTATACGTGTTGGCAAGGACTGCTATGAAGCCTTCTGCTGTCAAACTTTACAGAGATAATAATGAACCTGTACGGACTAAAACCCGTCTCTTCCACACTCAAACTGGTGGCATTCTTTTGCCAAATGATACAAAGAGAGCACAGGTAAAGCATTAGGTGAACCTTGAATCAAAATCTCTACTATAACAACCTTTTTAATTGCTAAATGTGTCCCTTTAATTTAACAGTAACTTGTTACATTATCTTGCTTATGAAGGTTTATGGGCAGAAGCAGATTGTGATGGAAAAGGATGAGGTGGATGAGATAAAGAAGTTTGATGATCCAGGATTGGTGCTGATTGGATTTAAACCCATAGATCGCCTCAAACTGCACCATCATTTACGACCTGCTCTCTTCATATACCCTGAGGAGGAGCAGATATCAGGCAGGTTTCATTTGTTAATATGATTCAATTGTTGAGGCATTTAAGGTCCAacgaaataaaaatttattttagaggttagtatcagtattgttcatttttaggatatctataagctagtgcgcaccaaaacagtgacgaAATTTGCTTTTGGGAGATATAAAgccgatataaacatgtaaagcttgtagttgtcacttccacctaaatgaataaatggttttattcatgtcacctcatacttctaTTTCTCCacaaatcatgaccaatcaaatgctctctagtatgtgacatgccccacccccttcaaaacgcttctcatttgatgcacttttgCTTAAGCACTTTCACTGGCAGactggtgataaaacaaaatgctattggctgttttttaaggggaggggctacacttTGTCCCATCTAATCTTCATCTTTCAATTGCACCAAACCTCGAATTAAAAAAGCacttttcaaagcacttcacgggacctttaatagCTTTTTCAGCTCTACCCAGATGATTTCTTAACAGGTTTTTGCCATATTTCACAAAGCTAATGTGACACTCTTTGCTTCTCTCGTTTACTACAGGAAGCTCCTGTATGTTCACAGCTCTGCTTTTGAAGTGCTGTGACAAAAACGTATTTGCATTGTGCAAATACATCCCTCGTCGTAACACTCCACCTCGGTTTGTGGCACTAGTGCCCCAGAGAGAAGAACTGGATCAGAGTCAAACCCAGGCAACACCTCCAGGTAACAGCAATTCAAAGTGTTATGCCTATTCAAACTCATTTTTGGTGTCAAAtttatcttaaataataaaaaaaacttgttcatttgtttaaacagttttaaaatgtaatgattaTACTAGTcattcttcctcttcttcttcttcttcttcttattattattattcttcttatttttattattatgctagAACAATTCTAATACCAAATAATAGTATCAAATCTTTCAATTTTTTCCAGGCTTCCATGCGATTTATCTTCCCTTTGCTGATGACATACGCACTGTGGATCCTCACGTTGGTCCCACAGCCTCAGATGAGCAGGTAGACAAAATGAAAGAGATCGTACACAAGCTCCGCTTTAGATACAGGTTTGTGGTTTTCCACCAATCAAACACACTGTAGACTGTTGTTTGTTGATTAATCTATAAGTCATGCTATGTATGTATTTACAGGAGTGATGCATTTGAAAACCCAGTGCTGCAACAACATTACAGTAATCTGGAGGCTTTGGCTCTGGATATGCTTTCACCTGAACCCATTGAGGATTTGACAAGTATTCCTTATGTTCTAAGTTGTTTAAAGGAAtaattagtcttttttttatcCTATTGCTGTGTTTACATTCTTTATGTTTCTTCAGTGCCAAAGGTAAAAATGATGGACGATCGGCTTGGTCCGCTGGTTCAAGAGTTCAAAGATTTGGTCTATCCTCCTGATTATAACCCAGAAGTGAAACCGTCAGCTAAACGCAAACCTGGTGAGAtttcagattattttattttaatttagagcATGAAtctgagattttttttaagtctgGGATGCATGAACTCAACAGTCAGCCATTGGTCATTGTCAGGCCATCAGTGAGGCTCTGTCAGGCTAATTTGTTTAGTGTGTTCCCCATGTCGCTTCTAGCTGGACTTACATTGGTAAATAGTGTGCCTGATTCATCAGGTAGAATCGCCATTGTCCATTGATGAAAGAgagcgctctgattggctgttccgCTAAGAATCAGTGTGTACGAGCAAAAACTGATAAACGAAACTAAGCGAACGATGCAACTCAGGAAGAAGCACAAACTCCACATTTATGCTGCATGGTTAAAGTTACCctaatctgtttttgttttgttttgttttgctctcATCGGATATGGTCCACGTAcaattaaggaaaaactcacatgGATTCCAATATgctcagattgtttttgtttttttaattggacATTAAAACGCTTACTGCTCAAAAAAGCCCACATTAAAAGAAGATGGCTAAATGTGAACTTTTTggtcataaatgtaatttaatgtacttttaaataTATGGGGCATGTGATTAAGAATGCTGTGGGAATAACTAATCTTTACAtcttttacagatatttttaaagtTGTCATTAACAGACTCTTGATTctgaaattttctcacagctgaatCTGGTGGCGGTGCTGCTGAAAAGAAGCCAAAAGTTGAGATTTCTGAAGAAGAGCTGAAAAATCATGTGGCAAAAGGCACCTTGGGTAAACTGACAGTGCCTGTACTAAAAGATGCATGCAAACAGTTTAATATACGTACAACAGGAACCAAGAAACAGGAGCTCATAGATGCCCTGACCATGCAGCTCTCTAAATGAGCTAATGTTATTAAAGCATTGCTTGACACCTTGATTACATACTTGTTTAAACAATGAACGCAGAATATTTTGTATGTTCACAATACATCTTTTAAGAGACTCATTCTATCAGTCTGTCTTGTCTGGTGTCACATAATTCTGCTCAGCATTGTGACTGTTGTCATGGATTTAATAAATGCTTGAATTTTGTAGTTTTGATGACATTCATTGgcattatttcactttatttcttcAACATTTGCTTTGGTATATTTTAATACATGACAGATATATGCTTTATGTttagtgtattttaaaatgctcataatctgattagttaatgttttttgtattacatGATCACATGTTCACACAGTTCCAGTAAATTACTCAAAATCGATTTCCTTTTGaagtaaaaactcaaaataaaaaagtgagtaTTTTAATACATAAACGACAAGTTCAGTAAATCAGTTCATGGTCACATTGTAGAAAATATCTAGATATAAAATATGttcatatttgtattatattttatgtgt encodes:
- the desi1b gene encoding desumoylating isopeptidase 1b codes for the protein MADGSSYTVQLFVYDLSKGLARQLSPMMLGKTVEGIWHTGIVAYGEEFFFGGGGVTSCYPGCTILGMPDSTVDLGNTEVPRDLFQEWLSSLGESTYRPEKYHLFEHNCNTFSSEVAQFLTGKKIPSYITDLPSEVLSTPFGQALRPLLDSITVTPSGNNGMNGYGQR
- the xrcc6 gene encoding X-ray repair cross-complementing protein 6, encoding MANWGNYFPNEDDVDEQDEEESGGDYKSSGRDSLVFLVDASKEMFIKGEDGGPSNFDMTMQCVRSVYTSKIISSDRDLVALVFYGTEQSKNPRNSFKHVYVYHDLESPGAQRVQDIDKLKGEKGGQFAEKTMGSGETSLGEALWCCSNLYSDIKLRLSHKRLMIFTCRDEPHGGDSAKDRQARTKAADLKETGVVIDLMHLSKPGGFDVSLFFCDIVSPPEDESELGLQIEPCRKLEDLQKRVRAKELKKRAQCRLTFSLGEGVDLAVGVYVLARTAMKPSAVKLYRDNNEPVRTKTRLFHTQTGGILLPNDTKRAQVYGQKQIVMEKDEVDEIKKFDDPGLVLIGFKPIDRLKLHHHLRPALFIYPEEEQISGSSCMFTALLLKCCDKNVFALCKYIPRRNTPPRFVALVPQREELDQSQTQATPPGFHAIYLPFADDIRTVDPHVGPTASDEQVDKMKEIVHKLRFRYRSDAFENPVLQQHYSNLEALALDMLSPEPIEDLTMPKVKMMDDRLGPLVQEFKDLVYPPDYNPEVKPSAKRKPAESGGGAAEKKPKVEISEEELKNHVAKGTLGKLTVPVLKDACKQFNIRTTGTKKQELIDALTMQLSK